In one Drosophila pseudoobscura strain MV-25-SWS-2005 chromosome X, UCI_Dpse_MV25, whole genome shotgun sequence genomic region, the following are encoded:
- the Tomosyn gene encoding syntaxin-binding protein 5 isoform X11, which translates to MKKFTFKGVLDGFRQSVQPQATRQEQEIQEQLKADHFTLKKTFRHGFPYSPTSFAFDPVQKLIAIGDKSGYIRILGKPGVDAHAKHEGESECAVLFAQFLVNEGALVTVTADDTIHLWSIRQKTPRIVQSLKFQRERVTCIHLPVGSKWLYVGTEKGNIHVVHIDTFALSGYIINWNKAIEVVRTSHPGAVIALCDNPLDANKLLIAFECGLLVLWDLKAKCAEIRWQAAEAVKSLAWHYEGKYFVSSHTDGSICSWPTRPQPKPQSQVCPHAKINKDGNAEKCKPIYKVDLKSSTTGETFTIFSGGMPSEKGSKSNCITVMVGKATTVLEMEHAVCDFITLCENPWPCETQEPYAIAVLLQYDLVLIDLLTPGFPCFESPYPMDLHESPVTCCTYLTDCPSDLVPAFYSVGRTTTSKKSCFSEREWPISGGEWSPASCSYSEIVITGHQDGSLKFWDSGAGTLQILYKLKTAKMFEKPRTHAAQAHADADNPLAVHLIFLCSESRRLCVAGAMGQVMLFKFRKVESTSEVLVLEIPILYENFDDIYGTSPECDFLTGHQVQKTESSDSDKTTDCSLKVRFGAQRKPPGFQSQLVCLTTGPNRRNVQVTSLCISSSYGLMAYGTEYGLVIIDIIQKICLLSVACPDLYGAHDPYSRTPKSPKRIENKEEQSRSPSSDQINWMELSHDPDHRQCPALICLPLNLLPV; encoded by the exons atgaaaaagttcACATTCAAAGGAGTTCTAGATGGATTTCGACAAAGCGTTCAGCCCCAAGCCACAcgacaggagcaggagatccAAGAGCAGCTCAAGGCCGACCATTTCACATTGAAGAAA ACCTTTCGCCATGGCTTTCCGTACTCGCCCACATCCTTTGCCTTCGATCCGGTACAGAAACTAATAGCGATTGGGGACAAATCGGGCTACATTCGCAT ATTGGGAAAACCTGGCGTCGATGCCCATGCCAAACACGAGGGCGAATCCGAGTGCGCCGTGCTCTTTGCCCAGTTCCTGGTCAATGAGGGGGCCCTCGTCACCGTCACCGCCGATGACACCATACACTTGTGGAGCATACGCCAAAAGACGCCGCGCATTGTGCAAAGTCTGAAGTTTCAGCGGGAGCG CGTGACTTGCATACACTTGCCCGTGGGCAGCAAATGGCTGTACGTGGGCACTGAGAAGGGAAACATACACGTTGTTCACATAGATACATTTGCACTTAGTGGATATATTATTAACTGGAATAAAGCAATTGAAGT GGTTAGAACTAGTCATCCAGGTGCTGTGATTGCGTTATGTGATAATCCATTGGATGCAAACAAG TTGCTTATTGCATTTGAGTGCGGGCTGCTTGTGTTGTGGGATCTGAAGGCGAAATGCGCTGAGATACGATGGCAGGCGGCCGAGGCTGTCAAGTCCCTGGCCTGGCACTACGAGGGCAAGTACTTTGTATCATCGCACACGGATGGCTCCATTTGCTCGTGGCCAACTAGGCCCCAGCCGAAGCCCCAGTCGCAGGTTTGTCCGCACG caaaaatcaacaaagatGGCAATGCGGAAAAGTGTAAACCGATCTATAAAGTTGACTTGAAGTCCAGCACAACTGG TGAAACTTTCACAATTTTCTCTGGTGGCATGCCGTCGGAGAAGGGCTCAAAGTCGAATTGCATCACCGTGATGGTCGGCAAGGCCACAACGGTGCTGGAGATGGAGCATGCTGTATGCGATTTCATCACCCTCTGCGAGAATCCCTGGCCATGCG AGACCCAGGAGCCCTATGCAATAGCTGTGCTGCTTCAATACGACTTAGTATTAATAGACTTATTAACACCCGGTTTTCCCTGTTTTGAATCGCCTTATCCAATGGACTTACACGAATCACCTGTTACATGTTGCACATATTTAACCGATTGCCCATCGGATTTGGTTCCTGCTTTCTATTCA GTTGGTCGGACAACGACAAGTAAAAAAAGTTGCTTCTCGGAGCGCGAATGGCCAATATCGGGCGGGGAGTGGTCGCCGGCGTCGTGCAGCTACTCGGAGATTGTCATCACCGGACACCAGGATGGTAGCCTCAAGTTCTGGGACTCGGGTGCCGGCACACTTCAGATACTCTACAAGCTGAAAACGGCCAAAATGTTCGAGAAGCCGCGCACTCATGCGGCCCAGGCCCACGCGGATGCCGACAATCCACTGGCCGTGCATCTGATATTCCTCTGCTCGGAGTCGCGACGCCTCTGCGTGGCCGGGGCCATGGGGCAGGTGATGTTGTTTAAGTTTCGGAAGGTCGAGTCCACATCGGAGGTCCTCGTGCTGGAAATACCCATACTCTATGAGAATTTTGATGACATTTACGGCACGAGTCCCGAATGCGATTTCCTAACTGGCCATCAGGTGCAGAAAACGGAATCAAGTGACTCGGACAAG ACGACGGACTGCTCGTTGAAGGTTCGCTTTGGGGCACAGCGGAAGCCGCCGGGCTTTCAGTCGCAGCTGGTCTGCCTCACCACCGGACCCAATCGCCGGAATGTTCAGGTCACATCGCTGTGCATCAGCTCCAGTTATGGCCT aATGGCTTATGGTACCGAATATGGACTTGTCATAATTGATATAATCCAAAAAATTTGCCTCTTGAGTGTTGCATGCCCCGATCTGTATGGCGCACATGATCCTTACTCGCGAACACCAAAAAGTCCGAAACGCATTGAGAATAAAGAGGAGCAGAGCCGATCGCCCAGCTCAGATCAG